CATAGCTTCCCTCATTTCAAAATGACCAAATAACCCTAAAAAAGAATGATTATAGACATCCCTGAAAACTCGGATTTTTCAATACACAATATTCCCTTTGGCATATTCTCAACAAAGGATAGGAGTCCACGTGCCGGAGTGGCGATTGGAGACCATATCCTGGATTTGGTGGCCGTCCACAGGCTTGGAGCTTTTGATTTTGAAGTCTCGGTCCTTGAACGCGATGACCTAAATGACTTTATTGCTTTAGGTAAAAAAATGACTTCCAAAGTACGGACCGATATTCAAAAATGGCTACAGGATGACAGCTCCATCCTGGCTGGAAAACAAAACTTGTTTGTGAGGCAATCCGAAGCCCAAATGCATATGCCCGTTTGTGTAGGGGATTATACGGATTTCTATTCGAGTATTGAGCATGCCACCAATGTAGGCAAAATGTTTCGTGACCCCGAGAATGCCCTTTTACCCAATTGGAAGCATATTCCGGTAGGTTATCACGGAAGGGCAAGTTCCATAATTCCAAGCGGGGAACCTATTTACCGTCCTAAGGGACAGACCATTCCCAAGGATGCCAAACAACCCATTTTTGGACCTACCCAACGCTTGGATTTTGAATTGGAAATGGGTTTTGTTGTAGGGAAAAATACGGAAATGGGAAATGCTGTTTCCACCAACGATGCCGAGGATCATATTTTTGGTTTGGTGCTTTTCAATGATTGGTCCGCCCGTGATATCCAAAAATGGGAATATGTCCCACTTGGCCCTTTTTTGGCAAAGAACTTTGCCTCCTCCATTTCCCCTTGGATCGTAACCTTGGAAGCCTTGGAACCCTTTAAGGTTGAAGGACCAAAACAAGAACCCAAGGTACTCCCCTATTTGGAGTATGAAGGCAAAAAGAACTATGACATCAATTTGGAAGTAGGGATTTCCCCTAAAAATGAAAAGGAAACGACCGTTTGCCATAGTAATTTCAAGTATATGTACTGGAATATGGCCCAACAATTGGCACACCATACCGTAAACGGTTGTAATATGCATGTTGGGGATATGATGGCTTCGGGAACCATTTCGGGAAAGGAGGAAAACAGCTTTGGATCCATGTTGGAATTGGCCTGGATGGGCACCAAGCCCATTCAAATGAACGACGGTTCCGAACGGAAGTTTATCCAGGATGGTGATACCGTAACCATGCGGGGTTATGCCCAAAAAGGCGATATTCGTGTAGGTTTTGGTGAGGTAACCACCAAGGTTTTACCAGCCAAATGAGGTCTATTATGTCAATTCGATAAGAGCGAAGCGATCGGGAAATCCATTACTGGGGACTCCCTTCCTTATTACCCTTAACTGGGCAGACTTTCGATATGACAATTTTATAGGGAACCCACAAGTTTTACACCTAGATTTATCTTTGTCAAAAAAAAGGGCAGAAAAAACGATTATGAGCATAAAAACGATTGATCCAAATATCATATCCCAACCTGATCTACATGGAATCCTATTGACGGCAGTAGCGCCCAGACCCATATGTTTTGCCAGTACCATTGACAGGGAAGGGAATGTAAACCTAAGCCCTTTTAGCTATTTCAATGTATTCAGTTCCAATCCGCCCGTGCTCATATTTTCCCCTGCCAGAAGTGGACGTGACAATAGTCTGAAGCATTCCCACCAAAACGTGAAGGAAGTGCCGGAGGTAGTCATCAATATTGTGAACCATCCCATAGTTGAACAGATGTCATTGTCCAGTACGGCTTATGAAAAAGAGGTAAATGAGTTTGTAAAGGCCGGACTTACCCCCGTACCAAGTGAAACGGTAAAACCGCCACGGGTAGGTGAAGCACCCGTTTCCTTTGAATGTGTTGTAACCGAAATTATTGAACTTGCGGACACTCCAGGTGCAGGGAATTTGATTTTGGCCAAAGTACAACGTATCCATATCAATGACACTTATCTCACGGAAGGCAAGCTGGATACCCAAAAATTGGATTTAGTGGGTAGAATGGGTGGAAATTGGTACATACGGGCCAATGATGAGGCACTTTTTGAAATTCCAAAGCCCATAAGGACCAAAGGGATCGGTGTTGATGGATTACCAAAAGAAATTCGGGAAAGCAAAGTATTGACGGGAAACAATTTGGGTCGTCTTGGGAATTTGGAATCCCTTCCAACCTTGGAAGAAATTGAAGCGATCAAAGCGGATGATGAAATTAGAATGATGGCAAAAAAAATGGAAGGAAATACCGCCAAACACAAAAAACAACTCCATTGGTTGGCACAAAAGGTGCTGGAAGAAGACCATACCCATAAGGCAATGACCATTCTCATGTATGCGGAAAATCTTTAAGTAATGGACAAAGGAATAGCATCCATCTTCAAACCTTTTCTAGAACCTAAAGAGGTCTATAAAGGCGGAAAAAATATCCCGCTCTCGGACAAAAAAATCTATAAGCTTTCTTCCAACGAAAATCCGCTGGGAGCATCTCCCTTGGCAATTGAAGGATTAAAATCCGCAATACATAAGATTGCCCTTTATCCAGATCAAACGGATATTCGATTGCGGGAGGCATTGGTCAACGATTTTAAGGGAGAATTGCATGTGGACCAATTTGTTACGGGAAATAGTGGTTCCGAAATCATCGATATGCTGCTTCGCGCCTTTATCAACGAAGGGGACGAAGTTATTTTTTCCAATCCCTGTTTTTTGCCCTACTCCGTTTTTTCCCGCTGGTACGGTGCCAAACAAATCGATATTCCACTGGGCCTACCCAATTATGAATTGGATAGGGAAGGTATTTTGAACGCCATTACCAATCGAACAAAAATTATTTTTTTAACCAGCCCAAACAATCCAACGGGAACGTATATCCCCAAACCCGTCCTAGAGGATTTTCTTAAACGTATCCCCAAAAATATTCTAATCGTTTTTGATGAAGTCTATCATCATTTTGCGGATGCCCCCGATTATACCACGGCTTTACCTTATGTACAGAATGGCCACAATATTATAGCCTTAAACAGTTTTTCCAAAACCTATGGATTGGCAGGTTTACGGATTGGGTATGCCTATACCACCAAAACCATAGCCAACTATATCCGATTGATCCACAAACCGTTTTTAATGCCCCTGACTTCCCTGGAGGCTGCTATTGGGGCCTTAAGTGACCATGAATTCTTAAATAAAACGGTAAAAACGGTCCATGAAGGCAGGAAATATCTGGAAAGTTCCTTCACTTCGTTAGGAATTCCCTTTTGGCCCACCCAGGCCAACTTTTTTATCGTGGACCCTCCCCTTCCGGAGATGGAATTCACCAATAGCTTAATGGAACATGGGATTATGGTCCGCCCCGTATCACAATTTGGAGCACCGGGAAAAGTACGGATTACCATTGGAGACCAAGAAGCCAATGCCGCATTGGTCGATAGCTTACAAAAACTAAAAGCCCACTGAATAGCAGTGGGCTTTTGGATTACTCCTTCAGTACGTTTTATTCCCTTGTAAACACCACTTCGGCGCCCGCATAGTTATTGGCGTCAATATCCTCTCCCGCGATGATCAAGGTATTTCCTTCCAATACAGTGGTTAGGGTTTCCGTAGTTCCGCTACCATTATTAACAGTGAGTTGATTTCCTTCCAAAGTCCAGGTGCCTGTTTCACTTTCACTTTCTGTTGGACATGAAACATCCAATCCCATGGGCCCAGCATTAAATTCAATAAAATTCAGTCTATCCGTGCTGGAAACCGTTCCGTCCGCATTAAACGTAAAACTGACCAATACACAATTTTCCTGTACAAGTTGGTCAACCAACTCATCGGCCAAATTTAACGTCAAATCGTTGGGATCCTCACTAAATCGGACATCGGTCATGTTCCACGTACCTACCAGGGCGCTCGTTTCCAATTCATCGTTGTTGCCCTCGTTATCCGTTGAACATGCAAAAAAGGTCATTGTAGCAATAGCTATTAAAATCCAATTCTTTTTCATCGTTTTAGTTATTTGGTAGTGAATCAAGAACGATAAAAAAGGGGTTATAGTGTAAAACCCATAAAATGAATGCACTACCTCCGGTAGCGCCATCGAGGTATCAGTATTAAGATCGCCGTGCTCCAAGCCCCAAGAACAGGAGTTGCCCTATCTTGACCCTTGGTCCCTATGTTGTTTAACTTTCTATAAGCCCCCCGAGGCAAGGCTTCCGGGACAAAACAAATCGATATGTGGCCTTTATTAAAGCGTAAGAAGAATTCTCAAGTGGTCATTGAAACGTGAAGTTATACGTCAATGCAAATAATGGGCTGTTGAGCAGTGCAATTTCATAGGAACCTAGAGGGCTTGACCCAAAAATGTCTGCATTTTCAATTCCGGTACGTTGATCAAAAAAAGCGTTGATAGGATTGCGCCTGCCATAGACATTATAAATGGTAAACGTCCAATCCCCCACCCAGCGTTTGTTTGCTTTTTTGGAATACCTGACCTTCCATGAAAAATCCAATCGATGGTAAAGGGGGAGCCTTGCATTATTGCGTTCCAGAAAAAGAGGCACATCTATATTTTCAAACTCAACTACCCCATTGGGGATGGTAAATGGCCTACCCGATTGTCCCGTAAAGTTTAGGCTCCATGTATTAAAAGCATCCCCTTCAAAATTGATGGTAGCATTCAAGACATGGGGCCTATCAAAATCTGAATTGAACCATTGGTTGTTGTTGATTCTATTTGCAGGAATTTGATCATTGGTACGCAATGCACTTCTGGACCAAGTATAATTCAGCCAACCATTGACTTTCCCGTTTGGTTTTCTAAAGCTCAGTTCTACCCCATAGTTCCTTCCCTCTCCCTGCACCACTGAATTTTGTAAAAATTCTTCCAGAAAAAAGTCTGCCCCCGGCCTAAAGGTTAAATTGTTTTGTGTCCTTCTATAGTATGCTTCAAGACCCATCTCAATTTTGCTCTTTTCCGACAAATGATAAAACCCAATACTGTACGAATTCCCTCTTTGCGGTTTAATATTTTCATCCGCAGTTTTCCATCTGGAAGTAGGTAAGGGTGTGGTTGCATTGAACACGTTCTGCAAATATTGATTTAGTCGTGCATAACTCAGTTTAACCGTGCTTTGGTCATTAATATTCAATACAGCACCCAATCTGGGTTCCAAATCGTGATAAGAGGTTGCGACTTCCCCTTTTTCAAAGAAACGTGTATCCTCAATATCTGCACCCAAATCGTTGAAAACAGGCTGCTCAAAAGGACCAACAAGCAGGTAGGAATTATGGCGAAGCCCCAAAGAAAGAGACAAAAACGTATTGGCGGACCAATTGGTATTTAAAAATGTGGACAATACATAACTTGTCTCCCTGTTTAAATTGACCGACCTTATACTGGTGGACTGTCCAGGGTTAAGATTTCCTGGATCAATATCGTATCGATTCCCTTGAAAACCCAAATAATAGTCAAACCTATCGTTTACTTCCTTTGAAAACTCCGAAGACAGACTTAAATATCTGATTCTTGAATCATACAATATTTCGTTTGAACTATCTATTTCTGGGAAAATAATCTTGGGAAGGTAATCACTCGAAACCAATGCGGTCTTCAACATGCTTGTATCATCAAACGTATGCAGCCATTTTAAAGTCCCGTTCAGTGTCCTGAAATCGAATTGGTTATTTTCTGCACTGATATTTTCAACCTGCGAAATGAAATCCAGCTGATAAAAATCCTTTGAGTAAAATCCCGTAAATGCAATTTGATCTTTGGGACCTGCCAAATACAAAAGCTTAAGGGTGGCATCGTAAAACCGGGCTTTGGTATTGTCCAAGCGTTCAGAAAACAGGGGGAGTAAAAAATCGGTAAAGCCCGCTCTACCTCCAATCGCCATACTAAGTTTGTCCTTTATCAATGGGGTTTGCAATGAAAATCTACTGGAGACCAGACCAATTCCCCCGTTCAATTTTAACTTATCCACATAGGGGTTCTGCGTCTTCACATCCAACACAGAGGTAATCCTTCCCCCATATCTCGCTGGAATGTTTGCGCGATATAAATCCACGGAAGACAGCATATCTGGTGTAAAAACAGAAAAAAGCCCAAATAAATGGGTAGGATTAAAAACAGGGGCCTCGTCATATAACACAAGATTTTGATCCAGGGACCCACCTCTAACGGACAATCCATTACTGATATCGCCCGCATTGTTTACTCCTGCCAAAAGGGTCATTCCCCTTAAAATATCAAACTCGCCTGCCGCTGTTGGTATTTTTTTAAGTGTTTGGGGTTCCAACCTCAAAACGCCCATTTCTGGGGACAGTAAATGGTCATTTGCCTTTTTTGCCCTTACGATGACCTCGGATAATTTTTCCTCTTCAACGATCATACGGACCAAAACAGATGTATTTCGGTTCAGCACAATATTCTGTATGTTATTTGTATACCCGATAAAAGAAACCGTCACCTTATATGCTCCTTCCGGCAGTTTAATGGAAAATTGCCCGTTGACATCCGAAATTCCTCCACATGAACAGGGCTCAATAAAAATATCGGCATCATTCATTTGAAAACCCGTGGCATCATTTATCACTTTAACCGTCAATTCATGTTCTTGGGGCTCGGTTTGGCCCAACCCCATAAAACAAGACAGGCAAAGCAGTAATCCAGTGATGTGATGAACAGGTTTCATTACGCTTAATTATTGATCCATCCGGTTGGGCGGACTCCCGTCCGATTTGGTAATTCCTCACATGGAGCCGTATTCCTTGTAGGCAGGGGAACCTCCCCAAATTCTTCATTCTGTACCATAATCCTTTCTTCAATTTGGGACTCGCTTATTGTAGTGCGGTCAA
The sequence above is a segment of the Muricauda sp. SCSIO 64092 genome. Coding sequences within it:
- a CDS encoding pyridoxal phosphate-dependent aminotransferase, whose product is MDKGIASIFKPFLEPKEVYKGGKNIPLSDKKIYKLSSNENPLGASPLAIEGLKSAIHKIALYPDQTDIRLREALVNDFKGELHVDQFVTGNSGSEIIDMLLRAFINEGDEVIFSNPCFLPYSVFSRWYGAKQIDIPLGLPNYELDREGILNAITNRTKIIFLTSPNNPTGTYIPKPVLEDFLKRIPKNILIVFDEVYHHFADAPDYTTALPYVQNGHNIIALNSFSKTYGLAGLRIGYAYTTKTIANYIRLIHKPFLMPLTSLEAAIGALSDHEFLNKTVKTVHEGRKYLESSFTSLGIPFWPTQANFFIVDPPLPEMEFTNSLMEHGIMVRPVSQFGAPGKVRITIGDQEANAALVDSLQKLKAH
- a CDS encoding flavin reductase family protein, which translates into the protein MSIKTIDPNIISQPDLHGILLTAVAPRPICFASTIDREGNVNLSPFSYFNVFSSNPPVLIFSPARSGRDNSLKHSHQNVKEVPEVVINIVNHPIVEQMSLSSTAYEKEVNEFVKAGLTPVPSETVKPPRVGEAPVSFECVVTEIIELADTPGAGNLILAKVQRIHINDTYLTEGKLDTQKLDLVGRMGGNWYIRANDEALFEIPKPIRTKGIGVDGLPKEIRESKVLTGNNLGRLGNLESLPTLEEIEAIKADDEIRMMAKKMEGNTAKHKKQLHWLAQKVLEEDHTHKAMTILMYAENL
- a CDS encoding lipocalin family protein, whose amino-acid sequence is MKKNWILIAIATMTFFACSTDNEGNNDELETSALVGTWNMTDVRFSEDPNDLTLNLADELVDQLVQENCVLVSFTFNADGTVSSTDRLNFIEFNAGPMGLDVSCPTESESETGTWTLEGNQLTVNNGSGTTETLTTVLEGNTLIIAGEDIDANNYAGAEVVFTRE
- a CDS encoding carboxypeptidase-like regulatory domain-containing protein translates to MKPVHHITGLLLCLSCFMGLGQTEPQEHELTVKVINDATGFQMNDADIFIEPCSCGGISDVNGQFSIKLPEGAYKVTVSFIGYTNNIQNIVLNRNTSVLVRMIVEEEKLSEVIVRAKKANDHLLSPEMGVLRLEPQTLKKIPTAAGEFDILRGMTLLAGVNNAGDISNGLSVRGGSLDQNLVLYDEAPVFNPTHLFGLFSVFTPDMLSSVDLYRANIPARYGGRITSVLDVKTQNPYVDKLKLNGGIGLVSSRFSLQTPLIKDKLSMAIGGRAGFTDFLLPLFSERLDNTKARFYDATLKLLYLAGPKDQIAFTGFYSKDFYQLDFISQVENISAENNQFDFRTLNGTLKWLHTFDDTSMLKTALVSSDYLPKIIFPEIDSSNEILYDSRIRYLSLSSEFSKEVNDRFDYYLGFQGNRYDIDPGNLNPGQSTSIRSVNLNRETSYVLSTFLNTNWSANTFLSLSLGLRHNSYLLVGPFEQPVFNDLGADIEDTRFFEKGEVATSYHDLEPRLGAVLNINDQSTVKLSYARLNQYLQNVFNATTPLPTSRWKTADENIKPQRGNSYSIGFYHLSEKSKIEMGLEAYYRRTQNNLTFRPGADFFLEEFLQNSVVQGEGRNYGVELSFRKPNGKVNGWLNYTWSRSALRTNDQIPANRINNNQWFNSDFDRPHVLNATINFEGDAFNTWSLNFTGQSGRPFTIPNGVVEFENIDVPLFLERNNARLPLYHRLDFSWKVRYSKKANKRWVGDWTFTIYNVYGRRNPINAFFDQRTGIENADIFGSSPLGSYEIALLNSPLFALTYNFTFQ
- the fahA gene encoding fumarylacetoacetase gives rise to the protein MIIDIPENSDFSIHNIPFGIFSTKDRSPRAGVAIGDHILDLVAVHRLGAFDFEVSVLERDDLNDFIALGKKMTSKVRTDIQKWLQDDSSILAGKQNLFVRQSEAQMHMPVCVGDYTDFYSSIEHATNVGKMFRDPENALLPNWKHIPVGYHGRASSIIPSGEPIYRPKGQTIPKDAKQPIFGPTQRLDFELEMGFVVGKNTEMGNAVSTNDAEDHIFGLVLFNDWSARDIQKWEYVPLGPFLAKNFASSISPWIVTLEALEPFKVEGPKQEPKVLPYLEYEGKKNYDINLEVGISPKNEKETTVCHSNFKYMYWNMAQQLAHHTVNGCNMHVGDMMASGTISGKEENSFGSMLELAWMGTKPIQMNDGSERKFIQDGDTVTMRGYAQKGDIRVGFGEVTTKVLPAK